The Deltaproteobacteria bacterium genome includes the window GACCGGTCTATCTGTGGATCAACGATGGAAAAGCCGAAATCCGAGAGGCAGGCCATATCTGGGGAAAGAAGACGGGCGAGGCTCAGGAGGTGATCCACAGGGAGGTGGGCCAGAGGAGAGCCCAGTCCGTCTGTATCGGGCCGGCAGGGGAGAACCTGGTTAGATACGCCGGCATCCTTGCAGGGGTTCACGCGGCAGCCCGGTGTGGTTTGGGCGCGGTGATGGGCTCCAAGAGGCTCAAGGCCATCACGGTGAAGGGTTCCCAGGACGTCGAAGTGGCTGACATGGAGGGCCTCAAGGAGTGGCTGGAGAGAAATCCCTATGCGAGGTTTCCCGGTTCAGGCCTGGACAAGGGGTATTCTTCCCGGGGGACTGTGATGCTTCCAGAGCTCTTTCAGAACTTCGGCCTTTGGGGGACCGATAACTGGCGAAGGGAGACCTACGATGAGAGCGGGGAAGGGCTTTTCCACTCGACCTGGCTCAAGGGGGAAGTGAAGAGGAACTCCTGTTTCGCCTGCATTGCCACATGCCCGGGGGTCTATCGAGTGCCTGACGGCCCCTATAAGGCGACGGTGACCGAGGGACCGGAATACGAGACCGTCTATGCTTTGGGCTCCATGTGTCTCAATCCGGACATGCGGGCCGTGGCAAAGATGGACCGGATGTGTGACGACTACGGTCTCGATACCATCTCGACCGGTGTGACCCTGGCTTTTGCCATGGAGTGCGTGGAAAAGGGGATCATCACCAGGGACCAGCTCCATGGGCTGGATCTACGGTTTGGAAATGTGGAAGCCATGGTTCAGACGATCGAGAAGATCGCTTTGAGGGAAGGGATTGGAGACCTTCTGGCCGAAGGAACCCGGATCGCCGCCCGAAAGCTGGACCGCGGCGCCGAGTACTTCGCCATCAACACAAAGGGACTGGAGCATCCTGGGCACTCGACCCGTGGGACCAAGGGTATGGGTCTCGGTTTTGCCGTGG containing:
- a CDS encoding aldehyde ferredoxin oxidoreductase family protein: MGKKGYMGKILRVDLTAGSTEVEELSDELARKFVGANGLAIHTLYRELRPGIDPLGKENKMVFAAGPLVGTILPFISRTYVAAKSPLTGLFADATAGGFWAPELKYAGYDAVVIEGVSDRPVYLWINDGKAEIREAGHIWGKKTGEAQEVIHREVGQRRAQSVCIGPAGENLVRYAGILAGVHAAARCGLGAVMGSKRLKAITVKGSQDVEVADMEGLKEWLERNPYARFPGSGLDKGYSSRGTVMLPELFQNFGLWGTDNWRRETYDESGEGLFHSTWLKGEVKRNSCFACIATCPGVYRVPDGPYKATVTEGPEYETVYALGSMCLNPDMRAVAKMDRMCDDYGLDTISTGVTLAFAMECVEKGIITRDQLHGLDLRFGNVEAMVQTIEKIALREGIGDLLAEGTRIAARKLDRGAEYFAINTKGLEHPGHSTRGTKGMGLGFAVGTRGAHHHDGRDFEYAPNPLIDYDGDRERARGKGVMQGIITRWTAAADCMGFCHFAEKLYGNRLQQEHVDMLNLVTGLGFTLDELIGVGERVYTLERLFQVREGIDRSKDRLPERFFREAIPGGPHKGAIMTREELDLMLDEFYESHGWDRRGIPTPERLKELGLDGY